The following proteins are co-located in the Parafrankia discariae genome:
- a CDS encoding RNA polymerase sigma factor: MPAATGGPPNAEPARWATEAAEATNITKAAKAAKAVEAVWRIESARIVGALARYTGDFALAEDVAQEAVAEALVSWARDGEPANPAGWLLTTARRRAVDSFRRRAALDERYAMVAGQLTEGAAVSGGPPPVDRSDDLPWDPDRIDDDVLALMFVACHPVLSAEARVALTLRAVGGLSSEEIARAFLVPVPTVQARITRAKKTLAAARVAFELPAAAERRGRLSGVLSVLYVIFTEGSTATSGADLLRPDLAHEAIRVARMLAALLPDEPEVHGLLALCELTSARFPARTGPDGEAVLLEDQDRRRWDRSAIRRGTAAISRAAALGRGLGPYGLQAAIAACHASAPSVTRTDWERIVLLYEALGRVAPSPVVELNRAVAVAMATGPREALAIVDDLVAAGRLSGSHLLPSVRGELLSRLGRTAEARAELELAARLCGNIRERSVLVRKAAALA, encoded by the coding sequence ATGCCCGCGGCCACCGGTGGCCCGCCGAACGCCGAGCCGGCGCGGTGGGCCACCGAGGCGGCCGAGGCCACGAACATCACGAAAGCCGCGAAGGCCGCGAAGGCCGTCGAGGCCGTCTGGCGGATCGAGTCCGCCCGGATCGTCGGCGCGCTGGCCCGCTACACCGGCGACTTCGCGCTCGCCGAGGACGTCGCCCAGGAGGCGGTGGCCGAGGCGCTCGTCTCCTGGGCACGGGACGGCGAGCCGGCGAACCCGGCCGGCTGGCTCCTGACGACCGCGCGGCGGCGCGCCGTCGACAGCTTCCGCCGCCGGGCGGCGCTCGACGAGCGGTACGCGATGGTCGCCGGGCAGCTCACCGAAGGTGCGGCGGTCTCGGGCGGACCGCCCCCGGTGGACCGGTCGGACGACCTGCCGTGGGACCCCGACCGGATCGACGACGACGTCCTGGCGCTGATGTTCGTGGCCTGTCATCCGGTGCTGTCGGCCGAGGCCCGGGTGGCCCTGACCCTGCGGGCGGTCGGCGGGCTGTCCAGCGAGGAGATCGCCCGGGCCTTCCTGGTGCCCGTGCCGACGGTCCAGGCCCGGATCACCCGGGCGAAGAAGACCCTCGCCGCGGCCCGGGTGGCGTTCGAGCTGCCGGCGGCGGCGGAACGGCGCGGACGGCTCTCCGGCGTCCTGAGCGTGCTCTACGTGATCTTCACCGAGGGTTCGACGGCGACGTCCGGTGCCGACCTGCTGCGCCCCGATCTGGCCCACGAGGCGATCCGGGTCGCCCGGATGCTCGCCGCGCTGCTGCCCGACGAGCCGGAGGTGCACGGGCTGCTCGCCCTGTGCGAGCTGACGTCCGCGCGTTTCCCGGCGCGCACCGGGCCGGACGGCGAGGCGGTGCTTCTGGAGGACCAGGACCGGCGGCGGTGGGACAGGTCGGCGATCCGCCGCGGCACCGCCGCGATCAGCCGGGCCGCGGCGCTCGGGCGGGGCCTCGGCCCGTACGGCCTGCAGGCGGCGATCGCCGCCTGTCACGCGTCGGCGCCCTCGGTGACCCGGACCGACTGGGAGCGGATCGTGCTCCTCTACGAGGCGCTCGGCCGGGTGGCCCCCTCCCCCGTCGTCGAGCTCAACCGGGCCGTCGCCGTGGCGATGGCGACCGGGCCGCGGGAGGCGCTGGCCATCGTGGACGATCTTGTCGCCGCCGGCCGGCTGTCGGGGTCGCATCTGCTCCCGAGCGTGCGCGGCGAGCTGCTCTCCCGGCTCGGCCGGACAGCCGAGGCCCGTGCCGAGCTGGAGCTCGCCGCCCGGCTGTGCGGCAACATCCGCGAGCGGTCGGTGCTGGTGCGCAAGGCCGCCGCGCTGGCGTGA
- a CDS encoding siderophore-interacting protein, producing the protein MATTGRTRPVRSQAVLTVQEKSWISPGIARVVLGGPGFDAYNDNTFTDKYVKIFFADPAHGLRPPYDLVALRAEQPEKLPATRTYTVRWADADTRRLAIDFIVHGDEGVAGPWAARAEAGDQLVLSGAGGAYRPDPAADWHLLAGDETVIPSATSALAAMPAEATGTVILLVDSAKYEVPLPRPDGVSLRWLYRETAAAGSDPLVAALRELAWPAGTPQVFVHGERGTVKAARRLLTDERDVPRERLSISAYWATGRAEDRFQAEKREPVGQI; encoded by the coding sequence ATGGCCACGACCGGTCGCACCCGGCCCGTTCGATCGCAGGCGGTTCTCACCGTCCAGGAGAAGAGCTGGATCAGCCCCGGCATCGCCCGCGTCGTGCTCGGCGGCCCTGGCTTCGACGCCTACAACGACAACACGTTCACCGACAAGTACGTGAAGATCTTCTTCGCCGATCCGGCGCACGGTCTGCGGCCACCGTACGATCTCGTCGCGCTGCGGGCCGAGCAGCCCGAGAAGCTGCCCGCGACCCGGACCTACACCGTCCGCTGGGCCGACGCCGACACCCGCCGGCTGGCCATCGACTTCATCGTGCACGGCGACGAGGGGGTCGCCGGGCCCTGGGCCGCGCGCGCCGAAGCCGGCGACCAGCTCGTCCTCAGCGGCGCCGGCGGCGCCTACCGCCCCGACCCGGCCGCCGACTGGCACCTGCTGGCCGGCGACGAGACGGTGATCCCCTCCGCCACCTCGGCACTGGCCGCGATGCCCGCCGAGGCGACGGGAACGGTGATCCTGCTCGTCGACTCCGCGAAGTACGAGGTTCCCCTCCCCCGGCCCGACGGCGTCAGCCTGCGCTGGCTGTACCGGGAGACGGCGGCGGCAGGCAGCGACCCGCTCGTGGCGGCGCTGCGCGAGCTGGCCTGGCCCGCCGGGACACCGCAGGTGTTCGTACACGGCGAGCGGGGCACCGTCAAGGCCGCCCGGCGCCTGCTCACCGATGAGCGCGACGTCCCCCGTGAGCGGCTCTCGATCTCCGCGTACTGGGCCACCGGCCGCGCCGAGGACCGCTTCCAGGCCGAGAAGCGCGAGCCCGTCGGCCAGATCTAG
- a CDS encoding YciI family protein translates to MAKYMLIMRSTDESLAKMMDTPFEEMLEVVGSFNEELIRAGVLVAAEGLDDPAQGVVVDYSSETPVVTDGPYGETKELFGGFYIIEVASKEEAVEWAKRMPAINGAKCEIRRVPGIDEFPQDNEWVARERAWRERTGQL, encoded by the coding sequence ATGGCGAAGTACATGCTGATCATGCGCAGCACGGACGAGTCCCTCGCGAAGATGATGGACACGCCCTTCGAGGAGATGCTCGAGGTGGTGGGCAGCTTCAACGAGGAGTTGATCCGGGCCGGTGTGCTCGTCGCCGCCGAGGGGCTGGACGACCCGGCCCAGGGCGTGGTGGTCGACTACAGCAGCGAGACGCCGGTGGTCACCGACGGTCCGTACGGCGAGACCAAGGAGCTGTTCGGCGGCTTCTACATCATCGAGGTCGCCTCGAAGGAGGAGGCCGTCGAGTGGGCGAAGCGGATGCCCGCGATCAACGGCGCGAAGTGCGAGATCCGGCGCGTGCCGGGCATCGACGAGTTCCCGCAGGACAACGAGTGGGTCGCCCGGGAGCGGGCGTGGCGCGAGCGGACCGGCCAGCTCTGA
- a CDS encoding MMPL family transporter has protein sequence MKRIAELVVRRRWLVVAGWIVFIIAAQGIAGAMGGASYKDTFSLPHTETASVAKLLEDAGLNNQNGAPGTVVLKNKAGAFTASPPQLKPALEKVCASGNHVALITSPWGSIDCADSGTDAPGNPMLLNSAHGSTTALVTIIWENDHYDAELFKNVYDQLKTLRSDSLQVEFTGNAFAGIGQSSGSGASVLIGFVAALIILALVFRTVAATVLPLASAMVALVSGLGVIYILSHVISVSNITPALSELMVIGVGVDYALFVVTRHRRNLRRGMPVAESVVNAINTSGRAVLFAGTTVCIAILGLIALGVSFFNGMAVATALAVGLTMIASLTLLPALLSLFGLKVLPRKQRAAVRAGEFIDDRPTGFWARWSRFVAQRRVAVAIISGAVMIVIALPFFSLQLGSSDQGSDPKTSTTRTGYDLISADFGVGYNSTLEAVVSGPGASDKAYLRRVSETLADVPGVDPGSIGTAPLARNVAFVTFKTTTSPQSEKTYQLVRHLRSTVLPPLYDGTDNHIYTYGDTAINVDFASVLARKMPLFIAVVVGLSFILLLIAFRSLVIPLTAAVMNLLAAGGSFGLAVAVFQYGWFSDSMGAGPGGPIDAWMPVMLFAILFGLSMDYQVFLVSRMHEEWVHTRDNKRSVIIGQGETGGIITAAAIIMIAVFLGFVISPGRPIKIFGTGLAAAVFLDAFVLRTMLVPSLMHIVGRANWYLPKWLDRITPRVSVEPADEPVTHGAVTTSLDGDDRPADDRPADDQSTDDRPDDDRPDDERELARS, from the coding sequence ATGAAACGGATCGCTGAACTCGTCGTCCGGCGCCGATGGCTCGTCGTCGCCGGCTGGATTGTCTTCATCATCGCGGCGCAGGGGATCGCCGGAGCGATGGGTGGGGCTTCGTACAAGGACACGTTCAGCCTGCCGCACACCGAGACCGCGTCCGTCGCGAAGCTGCTCGAGGACGCCGGCCTGAACAATCAGAACGGTGCTCCGGGCACAGTTGTGCTCAAGAACAAGGCGGGGGCGTTCACCGCGTCACCCCCGCAGCTGAAGCCGGCCCTGGAGAAGGTGTGCGCCTCGGGTAACCATGTGGCGCTCATCACATCGCCGTGGGGGTCGATCGACTGCGCGGACAGCGGCACGGACGCGCCGGGAAACCCGATGTTGCTCAACAGCGCGCATGGCTCCACCACGGCGCTGGTCACCATCATCTGGGAGAACGACCACTACGACGCCGAGCTGTTCAAGAACGTCTACGACCAGCTGAAGACCCTGCGCAGCGACTCGCTCCAGGTCGAGTTCACCGGTAACGCCTTCGCCGGCATCGGGCAAAGCAGCGGTTCGGGCGCTTCGGTGCTCATTGGCTTCGTGGCCGCGCTCATCATCCTGGCGTTGGTGTTCCGTACTGTGGCCGCCACGGTGCTGCCGTTGGCAAGTGCGATGGTCGCGCTCGTCAGCGGCCTGGGCGTGATCTACATCCTCAGTCACGTCATCAGCGTCTCCAACATCACCCCGGCTCTGTCCGAGTTGATGGTGATCGGTGTCGGCGTCGACTACGCGCTGTTCGTCGTCACGCGACATCGCCGCAATCTGCGGCGCGGCATGCCTGTCGCGGAGTCGGTCGTGAACGCGATCAACACCTCTGGCCGGGCGGTGCTGTTCGCCGGTACGACCGTGTGCATCGCCATCCTCGGCCTCATCGCGCTCGGGGTGAGCTTCTTCAACGGCATGGCGGTGGCGACCGCGCTCGCGGTCGGCCTCACCATGATCGCCTCACTGACGCTGCTGCCGGCCCTGCTCAGCCTGTTCGGCCTCAAGGTGCTGCCCCGCAAGCAGCGGGCGGCGGTACGGGCCGGCGAGTTCATCGATGACCGCCCGACAGGCTTCTGGGCCCGCTGGTCGCGGTTCGTCGCCCAGCGCCGCGTCGCCGTCGCGATCATCTCGGGCGCGGTGATGATCGTGATCGCCCTGCCGTTCTTCTCGCTGCAGCTGGGCTCCAGCGATCAGGGCAGCGATCCGAAGACCTCCACGACCCGCACCGGCTACGACCTGATCTCCGCCGACTTCGGCGTCGGCTACAACTCCACCCTGGAAGCCGTCGTAAGCGGTCCGGGCGCCTCGGACAAGGCCTATCTGCGGCGCGTCTCGGAGACGTTGGCGGACGTCCCAGGAGTCGACCCGGGCAGCATAGGCACGGCGCCACTGGCCAGGAACGTCGCCTTCGTGACGTTCAAGACGACCACGTCACCGCAGTCGGAGAAGACCTACCAGCTGGTCCGACACCTTCGCTCGACCGTCCTGCCCCCGCTGTACGACGGCACGGACAACCACATCTACACCTACGGCGACACGGCGATCAACGTCGACTTCGCCTCGGTGCTGGCCCGGAAGATGCCGCTGTTCATCGCGGTCGTGGTCGGTCTGTCGTTCATCCTGCTGCTCATCGCGTTCCGCAGCCTGGTCATCCCGCTGACCGCGGCGGTGATGAACCTACTGGCGGCGGGCGGTTCGTTCGGTCTGGCCGTGGCGGTCTTCCAGTACGGCTGGTTCTCCGACAGCATGGGAGCCGGACCGGGCGGGCCGATCGACGCCTGGATGCCGGTCATGCTCTTCGCCATCCTGTTCGGTCTGTCGATGGACTACCAGGTGTTCCTGGTCAGCCGGATGCACGAGGAATGGGTGCACACCCGCGACAACAAGCGATCGGTGATCATCGGGCAGGGCGAGACGGGCGGCATCATCACCGCCGCCGCCATCATCATGATCGCCGTCTTCCTCGGCTTCGTGATCTCTCCGGGCCGGCCGATCAAGATTTTCGGCACCGGTCTCGCCGCCGCGGTGTTCCTCGACGCCTTCGTCCTCCGGACGATGCTCGTGCCGTCGCTGATGCACATCGTCGGCAGGGCCAACTGGTATCTCCCGAAGTGGCTGGACCGCATCACCCCGCGGGTCTCGGTCGAACCGGCCGACGAGCCCGTCACCCACGGCGCGGTCACCACCTCACTCGACGGCGACGACCGGCCTGCCGACGACCGGCCTGCCGACGACCAGTCGACCGACGACCGGCCTGACGACGACCGGCCGGACGACGAACGGGAACTGGCCCGCTCCTGA
- a CDS encoding nitroreductase family protein produces the protein MAVPELTPEELLTTTRSVRKRLDLDRPVEPELIEECLRIALQAPSGSNRQGWHWIVVTDPELRAGVAGYYRAGASAYLAADGTSAEGYEGERAATQTRVRDSARYLAENMHRVPVLLIPCLEGDVTQIPPHAQPGFWGSLLPAVWSFMLAARLRGLGTAWTSLHLGHSREVAELLGIPPGYSQGALIPVAHTIGTTFRPAAREPLETVLHRDRW, from the coding sequence GTGGCCGTACCTGAGCTGACCCCAGAGGAACTGCTGACCACCACCCGCAGCGTCCGCAAGCGGCTGGACCTGGACCGCCCGGTCGAACCCGAGCTGATCGAGGAGTGCCTGCGGATCGCGCTGCAGGCGCCGAGCGGCTCGAACCGGCAGGGCTGGCACTGGATCGTGGTGACCGATCCCGAGCTGCGCGCCGGCGTTGCCGGGTACTACCGGGCCGGAGCGTCCGCCTACCTGGCCGCCGACGGAACGTCCGCCGAGGGGTACGAGGGCGAACGCGCGGCCACGCAGACCCGGGTCCGTGACTCGGCCCGCTACCTCGCCGAGAACATGCACCGGGTGCCCGTCCTGCTGATCCCCTGTCTGGAGGGCGACGTCACGCAGATCCCGCCGCACGCCCAGCCAGGGTTCTGGGGCTCCCTGCTGCCCGCGGTCTGGAGCTTCATGCTCGCCGCCCGCCTGCGTGGCCTCGGCACCGCCTGGACGTCGCTGCACCTCGGCCACTCCCGCGAGGTCGCCGAGCTGCTCGGCATCCCGCCCGGGTACAGCCAGGGGGCGCTGATCCCGGTCGCCCACACCATCGGCACGACCTTCCGTCCGGCCGCGCGGGAGCCGCTGGAGACCGTCCTGCACCGCGACCGCTGGTGA